From the genome of Corallococcus macrosporus DSM 14697:
CCCAAGGTCACGGCCGAGGTCTCCGCCGCCGCCGCCCAGGGCGACCGCTCCGAGAACGCCGAGTACATCTACGGGAAGAAGCGCCTGCGCGAAATCGACCGCCGCCTCCGCTTCCTCCAGAAGCGCCTGGACACCGCCACCATCGTCACCCCCGCGGAACAGACCGACCGCTCACACGTCTACTTCGGGGCGACGGTGAGCCTGGAGGATGAGGACGGCGGCCGCAGCACCTATCAGATCGTCGGCTCTGACGAGATTGACGCCTCGGGCGGGCGCATCAGCGTGGAGTCCCCCATGGGGCGGGCGCTCCTCCGCAAGGCCGTGGGGGACTCGGTCGAGGTGCGGCGGCCGCGCGGGGACATCGAACTCACGGTGGTGGACATCCGCTACGAATAGGTGGGAGCCATGCCTCGGACTCAGCCCGTCAACCCCCGCTACCGTCGCATCTACCGGGCACTGAGCGGGCCGGACCTGGCCGTCTCCGAGCGCGTGGGCATGTCCCTGGAGGACCTGGGGCTGGGCAACGCCGAGGCCTCCCGCGCGGACCTGGTGTTCGGCACCTACAGCCCCCAGGGGCTGGAGCGGGCCCTGCGCGCCTACGGCCTGCTCCAGCGGGTCGAGGAGCGGGTGGGTCCGGTGGAGCTTCGCGCCGTCTGCACGGACCCGTACCGGCCGCGCATCATCGTCATGAGCCGCCGCTTCTACGCGCCCGTCGCGGACCTCGAACTGCGGCGGACGACAGGGGACGAGGTGGGGCTCGGTGACGCGCTCGCCACCACGCCGCTGCTGTACGTGGACTCGCTGCTGCTCCAGCACCCGGGGCGCTCCTTCGACTGGCACCGGCCACCCTTGCCCGGGCAGAACCACCCCGGGCTCAAGCTCGCCGGCCACATCCTGGACGTGCTCCTGTTGATGGCCCGCCGCCTCGGCACCGAGGCCCTGGCGCTCACGCCCTCCACCTTCTCCGCCGCCTGCGTCTATGACCGCCGCTTCCTCTTCGCGGATGGCGCCGCGCAGGGCCGCTTCCTCGCGCTTCGTCAGGCGGGGCAGCACCTGCCTCGCTGGCTCCACGCGTGGGCCGTGGAGCTGCGCTGCATGCGCGATGAGCAGGGGCAGACCGTGGCCTTCAAGCCCTCGCCCATGCTGGCCCCCGCGAGCTCCCGCCTGGGACAGCACTTCGACGCGAACGCGTGGGATGACGCGCTCCAACTGGAGGCGCGGCGCCTGCTCTCGCTCGACGAGGAGACGCTCCAGCGGCGCTTCCCCTGGGAGCGGATGCCCCCAGGGCCACCGCCCGAGCGGGTGGCGGAGCTGCTCGGGTATGATCCGCTGGCGCCCGTCGTGGCGCACTGAACGGACGGCCGCTCGTGCTACAGGGCTGATCCACGGTGAGTGGTCGAAAGGCGCCGTGGGAACCGTCGTCGTCCCCGGCGTCTGGGGCGTGGGGTTTCGGACAGGCGCAGGTCCTGGCGACAAGCAGGCTGTTTCCCCGGGAGCCGGTGCCTATAGTGGTCAGGAGACTCGCCGTCGCACGGTCCCTCGCGGTCGCAGCCGAACCTTCAGGTCGCGCAACCCACGATGCGTAAGAACTTCATTCTCGACACCAACGTCCTGCTCCACGACCCCCGCAGCATC
Proteins encoded in this window:
- the greB gene encoding transcription elongation factor GreB, translated to MSQDVHANEEETEDDAERAPFRRYLTRAGAERLHRELVHLLNEERPKVTAEVSAAAAQGDRSENAEYIYGKKRLREIDRRLRFLQKRLDTATIVTPAEQTDRSHVYFGATVSLEDEDGGRSTYQIVGSDEIDASGGRISVESPMGRALLRKAVGDSVEVRRPRGDIELTVVDIRYE